The following nucleotide sequence is from Salvia miltiorrhiza cultivar Shanhuang (shh) chromosome 7, IMPLAD_Smil_shh, whole genome shotgun sequence.
GCTTTTCTTGATCTAGATTCTAGAGACTCAAATTTAGCTGGAGATTAggatttgtttttttgtttgagAAAAAAAAGATTCGTTTTTGATTGAAACCCTATTGTGATTTGATGGCGGTTGTGTTTGAATCGTGAAGGGCGTCGATCGTTTCTCTGAATCTTGCTGTGAAATTTTGATGAATCTTGATTTTAGCGAAGAAGACTGGCTTGTGAACATAGATTTTGTTCCCAGGCCTTTGATTCTGCCTGTTGGGAATAAATCGTTTTGCTTCTCTATTCCAAGAGATAGATGGGATAAGGAGTTCTATAAATTGAAGGGTGGATAAATaatttgttctttgtttttttcgATTTTGGTTGAAAATTGGGTGAAAAAGATTGGATCTTTGGGATTGAATTGTTGAAATTAGATTTCGAAGATGATGAATTCATCACAGGGTTCTACTCTGTCATCAAATGTGACTGGATTTGCAGGAGCAGCCTCTGCTCACAGGGAGGCTCACAGAGAGGCCAAATATATAGATACAGTTCCTGTGTATGTAAAGAGCTGATTGCTGGTGGTGCAGCTGGTGGATTTGCTAAGACGGCCGTTGCCCCGTTGGAACGAACTAAGATACTTCTGCAGGTTGTTATTTGTTTGTTGATGCTGCTTTATGTGATGGAAAGTAGTTGATTGAATGTTTGTTTTGTGCATATTGAGTTGTGATTTCACGATTTAGCCAAGAGGTCTTTTCATTTGTGTTGTTGGATTTTGTTAATTTGTTTGTTTGTATGGTTGGGATCGAGTCTCTTGTGACCGCATTAAGTATTTTTGCCATTCTTAGAGAAATCAAAGGGTTGAAGGTTCATGTTGTTCTGTTTGTATGGTTGGGATCAATCTCGTGCGATTGCGTTAGGTAATTTTCTCCCATTCTTAGAGAGCTCAAAGGATTGAATGATCATGCCAATGAAAAGTTGTTGATGCAACATTGCCTTGTGATGTGTGTGACATCGTTTCATGTGCGTATAATCCCGAATCGTGGTGGTGAATTGAAACTTTTGTAGGGTTGAGAGCAAGTGTCATATGGTTGCATTATATACAAGTGTCGTTCTTAGAGGGTCTGAAGGATTGAATTGTTAATGTCTGCTTGTTAAAATTGAGCATTTGGGATTATCCTATAATTCAAGGATTCTTGACTGTACTTATAGTGCTCGAAATCGTGGTTGCTCCCCTTTTGGTTGATCGTTTCTTGCTTGTAGTCACTCAGTGGCACCATCTTCGTGACTCCCTCGTCCTTTTCTTGTCTTCTGGCCACTAGGTCTACTAATCTTGTTAATTATTTCGGAACATAAACTAGTCACGTTTGTCTGAAGCATTTATGCCCGAATACTTTCTCTTGTAAATAGAGAGAAAGCTTAAATATCTAATACTATTATgtaaagaaaaaataagggaaGCTTCACTACGATACCTGAATTGTGGCAATATTTTTGAACTTGGTTTGACTAATGTACAACGTCTCTTATTGTTTAATTTGACTGTTTTTCTAGATAGAGTTTATTGAATTATTAGATGAAGCTACATCTATTTTAGCTTCAGATTCAAATTGGAAATGTTGCTTGGATTATTATGCGTTTCTGATTTTGTTACTCGTTGCTTTTCTAGACTAGAACGCAAGGTTTTCAGTCTCTAGGGGTTTACCCCTCTTTGAAGAAGCTACTGAAGCATGAAGGTGTAGCAGGATTTTACAAGTAAGCTTCAAACCATTCATTTCGAGTCATTATCTATTTATCATCACCCAGATTGCCCGGTTGGCTTATTCTTCTttgttatttttctattttttctgcGATCCAGAGGGAATGGAGCAAGTGTACTTCGGATTGTACCCTATGCAGCATTACATTTCATGGCCTACGAGCAGTACCGTTCACGAATCTTGGATAACTACTCGGCTTTGGGAACGGGTCCCGTTGTGGATCTCTTAGCCGGCTCGGCTGCTGGTGGTACTGCAGTTTTATGCACTTATCCACTAGATTTGGCTCGCACCAAACTCGCGTACCAGGTATGCATTTGGATTTCTCGCTTAAGAAGTTATACGAGATTCAAGAAAAACCCATTTTTCACAGTAGTCCTCATGTTTTTAACTGGAATCCTACCAAAAAATGATTGTCCAAATCTAATAAGCAGTGACACACATAAATACACAGAATTCTCTTGCCTAGTTATACTATATGTGGTTGAATTTTCGTTTGCTATTCCGATTTTTCAGGTTGTAGACACCAGAAGCAATTTGCAGCATGGAGCGAGACAATTTAATGCCAATCCTTCTTACAATGGAATTGGAGATGTATTCAAGAGAGTCTACAAAGAAGGGGGAGTCCGCGGTCTCTACCGTGGCATAGGTACACTTGAAATTCGATTAATCTATTTGATCGTATGTTATATTATTTCAGCGTCGTTTTGAAATTTTTAGAGGCATCTTGAAGCCAATGCATGGATTTGTACTACTTTGCTAATAATAATAACCTGAAGTTGCAAAATTTTACTATCAAAATTGATATTGACGATATTTCTTTGCGCAGGTCCGACACTTATAGGTATTCTTCCGTATGCTGGCCTGAAGTTTTATGTCTACGAGGAACTCAAGAGGCACGTCCCCGAAGAACACCAGAAGTCGATTGTAATGCGGCTATCCTGTGGAGCCATAGCCGGTGTACTTGGACAGACTTTGACGTACCCGTTAGATGTTGTGAGGAGGCAGATGCAGGTATTGCACTGTCGCTTACTTCTGTTGAGGGTGTTTACTTTGATCGATAGcttagatagataaaaataatatcagCTAATCCACCACATACATTGATGGATCGATCATTCTTGTTTAATCGTCTCCCTTCAAAGCGGCCTTTCCTTCGATAATTTGTACATGTTACTTGGGAAATCTTGATGAACTTTTTCTGGGCCGACGTGTCTTTAAATTACTAATACCGAGTTATTCCAGGTCGAGCATTTGCAACCTTCATCGCAAGGTGGTCAAGTGTATAAGAGCACGTGGGAGGGGCTCGCTTTCATCGTCCGTAATCACGGTTGGAGACAGTTGTTCGCTGGCCTAAGCATCAATTACATCAAGGTAACTTACCATCTCGAGTCAATTCACTCGTCTCTTCCTTTATCGAATCACAACGCGTTAGTGAAACGAGGTAGACTTCCCGATAGGCACAAATATTGAAATTTGCACATTTTGATCGAACATGAGCCGTAAGTATTATAGCTTTCTAGTATATTTCACCTTTCTACGATGAATGATCGTGGTCCGACCCTAACTTCTTTGGGCATGAAGAGACGAGCTAATTTTATTTCTGCCATCGAAGAATTGTCAAGAATCCGTGATGCTTATGCTGTTTGATCCTTTCCTTCAGGTTGTACCTTCTGTTGCGATTGGATTCACGGTTTATGACGCGATGAAGGTTCAGTTGCGAATTCCTCCTCGTCAAAAATCGAACGCAACGGCATCCGCATAATGTATAGagagagcagagctcgacttgaTAGTAAACGAGTTATAGCTAAAATTCTTTTTATGAATAGTGCGATGAATGACTGTTGTGTGTAGGTTGTTAATTTAGGAATTCATTGGACGTTGAATTCATCATAAACGATCACTAATTAAGTTTTTGGTTTCAAAGATATCAATCTggaattttgtttttatttttgtttttgtgtcTTGTTTTTATCTCATCTTCATATATATGCGTTGATAAACAGATGACATGGAAGATGGATTCAAGTTCTTTCTTGAaaagatatatatttataattaattttgatatagTTCATTCAATATATATGTAAGCAACAAGGTTAAAAACAAGgttaaaaaaataccttaatcAAGAATGAATCCAATACATTGAGCAAAACAATCTACAAAACATTCAAAAGGGGAACATTTTTATTTACGCAAAAATTTGGGTACAATATACTCGTACAATCGGATTGATCCACACTTgtaataatgttatttatatgaTCCGGGTCAAAATGCGGGTTCAGGGTCTAGATGTGATTGCTATCCAATTATACGGTACACCTAATTATACCCAAGGCCACCTCTTTTATTAATATAAGGTCAACTAATTATTTGTTGTAGCCTATTGTTCGAATTAATTTTATACTTGACGATTTAATTACTAATAGTTAGTTTAGCAGTCTACTGTTAATTTAATGTAACATTTAGTTTTAGAGGTGATTTTGTGTACAACTAGGTGTATTGTACAATCGGGTTACACCTGCACTCAGACCCTGATTCACATCCTGATTCGTATCAGCATTTTGACCCGaaccgtgtaaatgacattattctgAATGCGAATCAACTCGATTGTACGATACATCTGCCTGTACCTAAGTTTTTgtgttagttttatttagtaatCTTAAAAAGGTGGATTATGTTTTATACAAATTACTTATATTCATTAATTGTGAAGATGAGAGGAATTTGTTTGCGTTCACTACTATGGACTCCTCCTATCACCCATAAAGCTTAAAGCTATGCTACTTTATGTAAATCAGTGAGAATAGCTACTCCGAGTAGTTTGCGAGTAGCTAtgtttgtttacagccctacaGTTGATATAACATTAGAAGTCGACCTTATTATTTTCGGAGGTGTAAAAAGGAGAGGCCAACAAATATAGAGTCCCTCCCTCGAAAACTCCTCCGTTTGCCGGACGATCATCTCTACGACGGAGCGAGGCTCGTTTGCTGGCGGTGGTACCACATTATCCACTTCTCATGCCTTCGTCAACGCACAGATGCACGGGATCCTCCTATCACCCATAGAAATTAAAGCTCTGCCACTTTATGTAATAGCCAACACAGACGGCGAAATACACATATCTAAGTTAACTCACCTCTCCAAATCTCACgataagatctttaatttgatatatgtaaatatttgatttgaaatgtaaaaattatccttatttaaagactaaaaattaaaaaaaaatctctcttctGTCTCATTTTTTTCGAGCTTGCAATTTGTAAATGTAGGACAAATTATTTCGAACTTGCAATTACAggacaaattattttttcagaCTTATTTTGTCATACTCATGttgaattttcaaaaatttgccCTATAATTACGAACCCAAAAAAATTTGTCCTATAAAAAAACTTTGGCTCCATGTTCTACTATGACTTATCAATATTGCTATTGCCTGCAGCTTTTTTTCAGTACaacttctcaaaaaaaaaaatcatacataCTGCTTTGCTTAGCTGAATAATAAGATTAATGCGAATCTTAGCTAAAAGTATTTGCTTCTCATGTTTGTTGGATTGAGGCAAAGGAATTTGAAAAGCTTTGTGATTGAATTCTCTAGtaaatgatatgtttaaataaataaatataaatcttaAATATAGGTAAATGCAAAAACTAAAatagaattaattcatttaaatttcaGAATTAATTCATCCAAATCACTTTTAATTTAATCAAAAATAGAATTTGTATTAAAATTACCCTGATCAATAAGTTGTTGTATTTTTtgacactttttaaaatttgatgTATTAAAAATCAGAATTgcttcaaaatttatatatttatccatcaataatccaaaaaaaaaaaagaactcgTATTGTTATTTGGGTTTGGGCGGGAAACTGCCGCATTTATTTGGGTCCACCGCTTGTAATTTATTTACTCTGCCGCCGCGTTTTAGACACTTCACCGGAAATAGAAAAGCTGAAATGCTTCGTTTGAAACCAGCCTTCCGCAAGCCACCGCCTCCGCGCCGCTGCTGCACCGACGGCGGCGTTTCGGATCCTCATTCCGACATTCTTAGTAGAGAATCGGTAAGCACTCTCCCTTGTTTGATATGCTGATGGCTGTCTTTCAAAATTACGTTAGACCCGAAATTCCGTTTGCATATATGTTTCATAAGAAAAAggtttttaatttgaaaattaggtTAGAGCTGAaatttcttataaatatatgtttcATAAGAAaaagttttttatttgaaatttaggTTAGAGCTGAAATTCCTTATGATATATGTTTCATAAGAAaaagttttttatttgaaatttaggTCAGAGCTGAAATTCCGTATGCATATATGTTTCAAAAGAAAaggtttttttatttgaaatttaggTTAGAGCTGAAATTCCTTATGAATATATGTTTCATAAGAAaaagttttttatttgaaatttaggTCAGAGCTGAAATTCCGTATGCATATATGTTTCAAAAGAAAaggtttttttatttgaaatttaggTTAGAGCTGAAATTCCTTATGAATATATGTTTCATAAGAAaaagttttttatttgaaatttaggTTAGAGCTGAAATTCCTTATGAATATATGTTTCATAAGAaaaggtttttttattttaaatttaggtTAGAGCTGAAATTCCGTATGATATGTTTCATAAGAAAgggttttttatttgaaatttaggGGTGTATTGGATTGAGCTTCTTTAGGATTTTAaaggactttaaaaagtccatgaaTTTTTAAGGACTTTAAAAAGTCATAGACTCCGCGTGGAATCACGTGAAATTTAGATGAATCAATCGAAATCTCAAGTCTGAAGCTCGGATTTCGtcctttgtatttttttaataaatccaTTAGAATTCATGGATTGTTAAAATCCATGAAATGTTAAATACCACCTGATTTTAAtagactttaaaaagtctggTTTGAATACCTCtaaattttaaaagactttaaaGAATCTGGATTGAATATTTTGGATTTTAAagaacttttaaaagtctgaatTGAATACACCTAAACTTTCGAAATCCTTTAATAATAGAAGACATTGGTATTGATATGCATATGGCTTTCTTATTCTCAGCATCTAAGGTTTGGGCAGATAAAGCACTTGTATAAAGATTAGTGAATTGGTTAGTCGATTGATTAGTAGAGTGATGACTGATGATGCTATTCCAAAACAAAAATTTGTAGATGATACACATTAGAAGTCGGGCTTATTATTCCCGGAGGTGTAAAGAGGGGATGCCAACAAACATAGAGTCCCTCCCCAAAGAGCTATTGTTCGAAATCCTCCTCCGTTTGCCGGCCGATCATCTCTACGAGAGAGCGAGGCTCGTGTGCCGGCGGTGGTACCGCATTATCCATTCTCATGCCTTCATCAACGAGAAGATGCACGGTGCTACCTATGGACTCCTCCTATCACCCGTAAAGGGTAATACACTGCCACTTTATGTAACAGCTGACGCAGATGGTGGAATCCTCAAATCTGAGCTAAATCACATCTCCAAATTGGGAGTTCTTGCTACCTGCAACGGTTTGGTTCTGGAGTTGGACGACAAACGCTTCCCTCGTCTTGCGAATCCTGCAACGAGGCAGTCATTCCTCCTCCCACCGTATCCTAAAGGGCGCATGTATTGCCAGTTCCACTGTGGTTTAGCATGCTCTGCAGCAGGCCCGGCCCTGGGCATAGGCGAGGGGTGCGACCGCCTAGGGCCCAGGGCAGAATGGGgccccaatttttttatttttattgctattattatatgaaaataattttttttagttgtaCAATGGGCCTCAATCAGTAAAAAATACATACAAACCCAAAAGCTCCAATCTTattctattaaaaaaaagggCCCACAAGCACACAAGCATATTCAATTAAAAGGGCCATTTTTTCTCATTTCGCCTAGGGCCCATGAAATCTCCGGAACGGGGCTGCTCTGCAGCTTCCTTGGCATATAAAGTGATTGCACCATCCGCTGTTTTCCACTCGGCACCACTCCGACAAATTGACGACGATCTTTCCGTGTTCACTGTTGGAGTCGATGATCTTTTCGTGTTCACTGTTGGAGTCGATGAGTCCTGGAGGCACGTCGAGGTTCACCACCTCCCGACCATGTCAGGCCAATTTTCTTCGACAAGGCTCCCTTGACTAGTGAAGGTTTCGTGCACTGGGGAAAGGGGAGATACTGCATGACGTTGGATGTGGAGACGGAGATCATTACACTGAGTGAAGCCCCTTATGAGTACCATGAACGCGACTATAAATATCTGTCGACTGGGAGGTGTGTGTCGCTCCTGGTTGCGTGTGGGGATCTGTCGTGGGAGGTTTGGGAGATGAAGGCAGAGACGGGCGAGTGGAGGAAGGCGCTGCCCAACGTCGACTTGGGAGCTGAGAAATGGAGGATTCAACAGTTAGCTCCTGAAGATGGTGCAGTTCTTGAACCACTTGGTTGGGTTAAATATCCACATGTTTTAGCCTTCTATTTTGCCGCCTTCTATGGGAAGCAATGCCGGCATTGCATTTTGTACAATCTTGATACGCATCAACTCCACTCCATAAAGCTACCGCAAAACTATGCTAAAGCTTATGCGGCTTTTCCGCATAAGAATAGTCTGATGTGGTTAAGTTAAAAGAGTATTAGAATCGGTATTGTTTATCATCACTTTGCATGGACAGATTATGACCTCACAATTGCTATTCCATTGCAAATCAGCCTGTATTATGTTTGAGAATATTTTGAATGGAATTATTTTATTCCATTGCACTACTACATGGCCATCCAGAATCTACGTGGTGGGAGGAGAATACGTGAGCACCCCGACCACAGCTATCATCGAGTACGTCGGGAACTACACGGTgccctcgccgccgccgctcccaTCCTTCCCCGAATACAACGACACCGCGGCATCGGCCGATTTCACAAGCAGACTGAGAAGCCTCGCGGACAacgtggacgtcccaaaaaacgTGATGAAGAATCTATTCTTCACGCTCTCGGTGAATCTATCGCCCTGCACGAAGAGCGCGTGCGTGGGGACCACGAGGCTGATGGCCAGCATGAACAACCTGACGATGCTGCTGCCCATCACCACCGACATCCTTCACGCTTACTGCGGAATCGATGGAGTTTACGATTCCAATTTCCCCGAGTTTCCGCCTCTCGTTTTCAACTACACGGAAGATAGCATAGCCAAGAATGAGTCGGCGTCGGAGATGGCGACGGCGGTGAGTGTTTCAAATACAAATTCATTACTCCTTTGAGCGTTTGTAGATTCTCCATGATAACCATCTCACTCGGAGGATCTGGGAGACTCAATCCTGCTTGCACAAACTCGagatgttattttatttgataaaaattaatcactttttaatttatagaatgttttcttaattttaaatCAAGTTAAAACATGTAAAAACAAATGAGAAATATTGGAGCTTCAACGATAGGCGCTCAGATTTTGCCAAAAGACCTTCTGTTAtagtccctccgtcccatttgtattggcTTCTTTGccattttgggctgtcccaattGTATTGATCCCCtttttaaaatagcaaaaataaggaatgagatttagtgtaccacactttatgttcCACTTTGTgttccactttcaattttatttattttcttatatatatattttttcaatttcaactttatatgctttagtttaattttgtgactattaactagggtttattccatcaatctagggtatataattattttttctcatttaatttcacttttattagttcataataggttgataaattcaaagtcatggtaatattttttaaaaattttaattttttacataaaaattaaatataattcatagtatcataataaattttattttataaaaatatttttaaaataatagatataagaatgGGACACAGTGACACACAAAATTATGGGACATTGGATCTCATCCCCAAAAATAAGGGCTCCTAAGTGGGCAAAAGTAAAGCACTCCACCtacttaactcataaataaagattttcttaatctccgtgtccaaaagtaagaggccaatacaaatgggacgaagggaatagTAATTTATAAAGGAAGCCCTTTACAATTTGCTACAATATTCTTTTCAATATCCTCCAACTCATCAGCTCAATCTTATAGAGTTGAAGTAGCATGATTCCTCTACTATCTCTTTCGCACACATTTATAAAGTATTTCAACTGTGTGCCAAACTTGCTTATGAAAGTTGaaatgatgaattaattaatatagcATACGTGATTGATGCTGATTTTCATTTTCCAGTTCATGCATCGGTGAATATACTATGATTAGTTGATTACTGATGATCAAGTTGGTCCCATTTCCTCAGAAAAAGAAATGATTAATTCAAGAAGAAACCTTTTTACAAGAATAATTAATTCTACTGGATTTGAAGGATGAACTATGTTCCAGCAACCCAACCCACTCCTC
It contains:
- the LOC130995069 gene encoding uncharacterized protein LOC130995069 — its product is MLRLKPAFRKPPPPRRCCTDGGVSDPHSDILSRESMIHIRSRAYYSRRCKEGMPTNIESLPKELLFEILLRLPADHLYERARLVCRRWYRIIHSHAFINEKMHGATYGLLLSPVKGNTLPLYVTADADGGILKSELNHISKLGVLATCNGLVLELDDKRFPRLANPATRQSFLLPPYPKGRMYCQFHCGLACSAAGPALGIGEGCDRLGPRAEWGPNFFIFIAIII